GAGCCACCGCCATCGCCACGCCCGTCGAGCATGGTCAGCTCGCCGCGATAGCGCTGCAGCACGATTTCGGTCGTGTACTTCTCCTGGCCGCTCTGATCCTGCCATTTGCGGGTCTGTAGCGAGCCTTCGATGTAGATTTTCGAGCCCTTGCGCAGATATTTCTCGGCGACATCAATGAGGTTCTCGTTGAAGATCACGACGCGGTGCCACTCTGTGCGCTCCTTGCGCTCGCCGCTCTGGCGGTCGCGCCAGCTCTCCGAAGTCGCCAGCGCCAGATTCGCCACCTTCTGGCCGTTCTGCATGGAGCGAATCTCCGGATCGCGTCCCAGATTACCGATCAGGATGACTTTGTTGACGGACCCGGCCATGTGTTTCCCCAAACTTCAAGAATAGATACAAAACAAACGAAATCAGCGACAAAGCGGCGATCCTTTATCGCCAGCCGTCACTGTGGGTAGCGACTTTACATGCAAAGGACGTTCGGATGCCACCGGGTAGTCGTTCCGGCATCGTATCAATAGCGCCTCCGCACAACTGCATTTTCAGTTTCTTTCCTGAATTGCTATTTGTTCTTTTTTTGTTCCTTTTTGAGTTTATAATTGAAAGGTGGCAAGAAAGCAATTCGCCCGCCATATAGTTCAGGCCATAACCTCCCGAGACGGTTTGCCCCATGCTTGAGACCATCCGCGTTCGCGGCGCCCGCGAGCACAATCTGAAGAGTGTCGATGTCGATCTGCCGCGCAACAGCCTGACGGTCATCACCGGCCTGTCCGGTTCCGGCAAGTCGTCGCTGGCCTTCGACACGATCTATGCCGAAGGGCAGCGCCGCTATGTCGAGAGCCTGTCGGCCTATGCCCGCCAGTTCCTGGAGCTGATGGGCAAGCCGGATGTGGACCTGATCGAGGGCCTGTCACCGGCGATTTCCATCGAGCAGAAGACGACCTCGAAGAATCCGCGCTCCACCGTGGGCACGGTCACCGAGATCTACGACTATATGCGCCTGCTGTTCGCGCGGGTCGGCATCCCCTACTCGCCCGCCACTGGCCTGCCGATCGAGAGCCAGACGGTCAGCCAGATGGTGGACCGCATTGTGGCGATGCCGGAAGGCACGCGCCTCTACCTGCTGGCGCCCATCGTGCGCGGCCGCAAGGGCGAATACCGCAAGGAACTGCAGGAGCTGCAGAAGCGCGGCTTCACCCGCGTGAAGATCGACGGCGAGCTCTACGAGATCGACGAGGCGCCGGCGCTGGACAAGAAGCGCAAGCACGATATCGAGGTGGTGATCGACCGGCTGGTGGTGCGCGACGGCCTGGCGACGCGGCTGGCCGATTCGCTGGAAACCGCGCTGGAGCTGGCCGACGGGCTGGCCATCGCGGAAAATGCCGATGGCGGCGAGCGGACGATCTTCTCCGCCAAGTTCGCCTGCCCGGTCAGCGGCTTCACCATCGACGAGATCGAGCCGCGCCTGTTCTCCTTCAACAACCCGTTCGGCGCCTGCCCGGCCTGCGATGGGCTTGGCACCAAGATGTATTTCGACCCCGAGATGGTGGTGCCGAACGACACGCTGAGCCTCGCGGAAGGCGCCATCGCGCCCTGGGCCAATTCCTCCTCGCAATATTACAAACAGACGCTGGAGAGCCTGGCCAAGCATTTCGGCGTGAAGATGCGCACGCCCTTCCGTGACCTGCCGGAAGAGGCCCGCAACGGCGTCCTGTTCGGTACCGGCGCGGATGCGGTCGAAATGACCTTCGACGATGGCTTGCGCAAATACACCACCAACAAGCCGTTCGAGGGTATCGTGCCCAACCTCGCCCGCCGGTTTCGCGAGACCGACAGCGCCTGGGTGCGCGAGGAGCTGGGCCGCTTCCAGTCCGTTACCACCTGCGAAACCTGCCACGGCCAGCGGCTGAAGCCGGAGGCGCTGGCGGTGAAGCTCGACGGGCGCAATATCTCGGAAGTCGCGGAATTCTCCGTCGCCGAGGCGCATGACTGGTTCGGCCGCCTCTCCGGCACGCTCTCCGACAAGCAGAACGAGATCGCCGGCCGCATCCTGAAGGAAATCAACGAGCGGCTGGGCTTCCTGATGAATGTCGGCCTCGACTATCTGACGCTGTCGCGCGCCTCGGCCACGCTGTCGGGCGGCGAGAGCCAGCGTATCCGCCTCGCCTCGCAGATCGGGTCCGGCCTCACCGGCGTGCTCTATGTGCTGGACGAGCCCTCCATCGGCCTGCATCAGCGCGATAATGACCGGCTGCTGGCCACGCTGCGCCGGCTGCGCGACATCGGCAATACGGTTATCGTGGTCGAACATGACGAGGATTCGATCCGCGCCGCCGATTATCTGGTCGATATGGGACCGGGTGCGGGCGCGCATGGCGGCACGGTGGTGGCGATGGGCACGCCGGCCGAGGTGATGCAGAACCCGGCCAGCATCACCGGCCAGTATCTGACCGGCATGCGCCAGGTGCCGGTGCCGGCGAAGCGGCGCAAGGGCAAGAAGGGCCAGGTGCTGCGGCTGAGCGGCGCCACTGGCAATAATCTAAAGAATGTCTCGGTCGATATCCCGCTCGGCACCTTCGCCTGCGTGACCGGCGTGTCGGGCGGGGGCAAATCGACCCTGATCATCGACACGCTCTACAAGGCGCTGGCCCGGCGGCTGCACAATGCGCGCGAACATGCCGCCCCGCA
This sequence is a window from Oceanibaculum indicum P24. Protein-coding genes within it:
- the ssb gene encoding single-stranded DNA-binding protein, which produces MAGSVNKVILIGNLGRDPEIRSMQNGQKVANLALATSESWRDRQSGERKERTEWHRVVIFNENLIDVAEKYLRKGSKIYIEGSLQTRKWQDQSGQEKYTTEIVLQRYRGELTMLDGRGDGGGSGGGYGGGSGGGGGGYDSGPDDYSGGSSGGSGGGAPRGGSDLDDEIPF
- the uvrA gene encoding excinuclease ABC subunit UvrA is translated as MLETIRVRGAREHNLKSVDVDLPRNSLTVITGLSGSGKSSLAFDTIYAEGQRRYVESLSAYARQFLELMGKPDVDLIEGLSPAISIEQKTTSKNPRSTVGTVTEIYDYMRLLFARVGIPYSPATGLPIESQTVSQMVDRIVAMPEGTRLYLLAPIVRGRKGEYRKELQELQKRGFTRVKIDGELYEIDEAPALDKKRKHDIEVVIDRLVVRDGLATRLADSLETALELADGLAIAENADGGERTIFSAKFACPVSGFTIDEIEPRLFSFNNPFGACPACDGLGTKMYFDPEMVVPNDTLSLAEGAIAPWANSSSQYYKQTLESLAKHFGVKMRTPFRDLPEEARNGVLFGTGADAVEMTFDDGLRKYTTNKPFEGIVPNLARRFRETDSAWVREELGRFQSVTTCETCHGQRLKPEALAVKLDGRNISEVAEFSVAEAHDWFGRLSGTLSDKQNEIAGRILKEINERLGFLMNVGLDYLTLSRASATLSGGESQRIRLASQIGSGLTGVLYVLDEPSIGLHQRDNDRLLATLRRLRDIGNTVIVVEHDEDSIRAADYLVDMGPGAGAHGGTVVAMGTPAEVMQNPASITGQYLTGMRQVPVPAKRRKGKKGQVLRLSGATGNNLKNVSVDIPLGTFACVTGVSGGGKSTLIIDTLYKALARRLHNAREHAAPHDRIDGIELIDKVIDIDQSPIGRTPRSNPATYTGAFTPIRDWFAGLPEAKSRGYAPGRFSFNVKGGRCEACQGDGVIKIEMHFLPDVYVQCDVCKGKRYNRETLEIHFKGKSIADVLDMTVEDAAQFFQAVPSIRDKMETLERVGLGYVHVGQQATTLSGGEAQRVKLAKELSRRATGRTLYILDEPTTGLHFEDVKKLLEVLHALVDQGNTVLVIEHNLEVIKTADWVIDLGPEGGTGGGEIVAIGTPEEVAENPRSHTGRYLKPYLGAAAEKKLA